One window from the genome of Candidatus Binatia bacterium encodes:
- a CDS encoding YggS family pyridoxal phosphate-dependent enzyme, with protein sequence MVDVAANCREVLERMGEAASRSGRNPKEIKLLAASKSQTVDKIRAAIGAGIRLFGENYVQEAEAKRSALGGSLQRPSAMGGSVEWHMIGHLQRNKVKTACDLFAVIQTLDSVELARALDREAKQRERPARAFIEVNLAGEESKSGVARGRVAPLLEEIGKLSYIRIEGLMAVPPFRESPEDVRPYFRALSELRDRLTTLKAPNLDLKELSMGMTHDFSVAIEEGATLVRIGTAIFGPRTA encoded by the coding sequence ATGGTCGACGTCGCCGCCAATTGCCGCGAAGTCTTGGAGCGCATGGGCGAAGCGGCTTCACGCTCAGGCAGGAATCCGAAAGAGATAAAACTCCTGGCAGCTTCCAAGTCCCAAACCGTCGACAAAATCCGGGCGGCGATCGGGGCCGGGATCCGGCTCTTCGGCGAAAATTACGTCCAGGAGGCCGAGGCCAAAAGATCCGCTCTCGGGGGATCGTTACAACGGCCATCCGCCATGGGCGGATCGGTCGAGTGGCACATGATCGGCCACCTCCAGCGCAACAAGGTCAAAACGGCTTGCGATCTTTTCGCCGTGATACAAACGTTGGACAGCGTGGAGCTGGCGCGGGCGTTGGACAGGGAAGCGAAGCAGAGGGAGCGGCCCGCGCGCGCTTTCATCGAAGTCAATCTGGCCGGCGAGGAAAGCAAGAGCGGAGTCGCCCGAGGACGCGTCGCGCCGCTGCTGGAGGAGATCGGCAAACTGTCTTATATAAGGATAGAAGGCTTGATGGCTGTGCCGCCCTTCCGCGAAAGTCCCGAAGATGTCCGGCCCTATTTCCGCGCGCTCAGCGAGTTGCGCGACCGGCTAACGACGCTGAAAGCGCCGAACCTCGATCTCAAGGAGCTATCGATGGGTATGACGCACGACTTTTCGGTTGCCATCGAAGAAGGCGCGACGCTCGTACGCATTGGAACGGCCATCTTCGGCCCGCGGACTGCGTAA
- a CDS encoding YggT family protein, giving the protein MFIVANLVEALAAVLNTLLWLYMWIMIARAVISWVNADPYNPIVRFLYSATEPVLYRVRRLFPLYAGGIDFSPIIVFVVIYFLQLFLIRSLYDLAQSLRYAS; this is encoded by the coding sequence ATGTTCATTGTAGCCAACCTCGTTGAAGCCTTAGCGGCGGTATTGAACACGTTGCTCTGGCTCTACATGTGGATCATGATTGCGCGCGCGGTGATCTCTTGGGTCAACGCCGATCCGTATAATCCGATCGTCCGCTTTCTCTACAGCGCGACCGAGCCGGTTCTTTACCGTGTGCGCCGGCTGTTTCCGCTCTACGCGGGCGGCATCGATTTTTCTCCTATAATCGTGTTCGTGGTGATTTACTTTCTCCAGCTATTCTTAATCCGCTCGCTTTACGACTTGGCGCAAT